The proteins below are encoded in one region of Neodiprion virginianus isolate iyNeoVirg1 chromosome 7, iyNeoVirg1.1, whole genome shotgun sequence:
- the LOC124308661 gene encoding semaphorin-1A isoform X3, producing MTTCSPANVALHLAVVLAVAMPGLSLAAWQENVRPKMYVQLGAEDVFRFTGNETHTDYFRLVLRDGNYLLVGGRNLVHNLSLTDLTEQQRLSWYSPDTDIKMCVVKGKDEETCQNYVRILAQTGPSTLLVCATNAFKPVCRDYLVQPGNYTVVKERPGQAVCPYDPQHNSTFVYVDGELYTGTVADFSGMDPIIYREPLQTEQYDSMSLNAPNFVSSMTQGDFVYFFFRETAVEYINCGKAVYSRVARVCKYDRGGPHRFRNRWTSFLKSRLNCSVTGDFPFYFNEIQSTTELISGQYGGVSAQLIYGTFTTPVNSISGSAVCAFSLQDIADTFEGNFKEQSALNSNWLPVQSAKVPDPRPGQCVNDSRTLPDLTLNFIKSHSLMDESVPSFFGQPIVIRTSFHYRFTQIAVDPQVKTPGGKTYDVLFIGTDNGKVIKAVNADSADSHQRASPVVIEEIQAFPASVPVRGIKVVRASQAGDGLEDGRLVVIADGQVQALRLHRCYSDRILSCGECVALQDPYCAWDKIEGKCRALVGPAATDASRFLQSVASGIHASCPPSKSLNKDAGSVGAISANQNKFPQDSMIPNKESQGGEIINIMQDEEQQNSGPAVSAADSPPPQYSVETLVMAVVAGALAALLVGFVAGYLCGRKCRKDEDDNLPYPDTEYEYFEQRQTVNSRLAPEPKLLPQEEVTYAEPVLVPQPPKLHSPKGTMRKPPPTPAETLFQYNLFRHLFLIISISPCNSTDNKRSLRLPISTIRQ from the exons GAGCCGAGGACGTCTTCAGGTTCACAGGTAACGAGACACACACGGATTACTTCCGGCTTGTTCTACGGGACGGGAATTACCTTCTAGTCGGAGGACG AAATCTGGTTCACAATTTGAGCCTGACGGATCTGACCGAGCAGCAACGTCTTTCGTGGTACTCGCCGGATACGGACATAAAGATGTGCGTCGTAAAGGGCAAGGATGAGGAGACGTGCCAGAACTACGTGAGGATTCTCGCCCAGACGGGACCCAGTACCCTGCTTGTCTGTGCGACGAACGCCTTCAAGCCGGTGTGCAGAGATTACCTGGTTCAGCCCGGCAACTACACCGTAGTAAAGGAGCGACCCGGTCAGGCAGTTTGTCCCTACGACCCCCAGCATAATAGCACCTTCGTATACGTCGACGGGGAACTTTACACGGGGACTGTCGCCGACTTTTCGGGGATGGACCCGATTATTTATCGCGAACCCCTTCAGACCGAACAGTACGACTCCATGAGTCTGAACG cgccGAATTTCGTCAGCTCTATGACCCAGGGAGACTTtgtgtatttcttttttcgcgaGACGGCCGTTGAGTACATCAACTGCGGCAAG GCCGTATATTCCCGCGTTGCGCGAGTCTGCAAGTACGATCGTGGAGGGCCACATCGTTTTCGAAATCGGTGGACCTCGTTTCTCAAGTCACGGCTCAACTGCTCCGTTACCGGCGATTTTCCCTTCTATTTCAACGAGATTC AGTCGACGACGGAACTGATATCTGGCCAGTACGGTGGTGTCTCGGCACAGCTTATATACGGGACGTTCACGACGCCAGTGAACAGCATAAGCGGTTCAGCAGTCTGTGCATTTTCGCTGCAAGACATAGCGGACACCTTTGAGGGAAACTTCAAGGAGCAAAGTGCCCTGAATTCGAACTGGCTCCCGGTACAGAGTGCAAAAGTACCAGACCCAAGGCCTGGCCAGTGTGTAAATGACTCCCGTACGCTGCCGGACCTCACCTTAAACTTCATCAAGAGCCATTCCCTCATGGACGAATCCGTGCCGAGCTTCTTCGGCCAGCCTATCGTTATAAGGACGAGCTTTCA CTACCGTTTCACGCAAATAGCGGTAGATCCGCAAGTCAAAACGCCAGGTGGAAAGACATACGACGTATTGTTCATCGGAACGGACAACGGGAAAGTGATAAAGGCGGTGAACGCTGACTCGGCGGACAGTCACCAGCGAGCGAGTCCCGTTGTCATCGAGGAGATCCAGGCATTCCCTGCATCTGTTCCTGTACGAGGTATAAAAGTGGTGCGAGCCTCGCAGGCTGGTGATGGGCTTGAGGATGGGCGTTTGGTAGTCATTGCGGACGGGCAAGTTCAGGCGCTGAGGCTGCACCGCTGCTACAGCGACAGGATATTATCCTGCGGCGAGTGCGTTGCTCTTCAGGATCCCTACTGTGCGTGGGACAAGATCGAGGGTAAATGTCGCGCTCTCGTCGGTCCTGCGGCTACCGACGCGTCCAGGTTCCTTCAGAGCGTTGCCAGCGGAATACACGCCTCATGCCCGCCTAGTAAGAGCCTGAACAAGGACGCTGGGAGTGTCGGCGCGATATCAGCAAACCAGAACAAATTTCCCCAAGACTCAATGATACCTAACAAGGAAAGCCAGGGGGGAGAGATCATCAACATAATGCAGGACGAGGAGCAACAGAATTCGG GTCCAGCAGTGTCCGCGGCGGATTCTCCACCGCCTCAATACTCCGTAGAGACCCTGGTTATGGCTGTGGTTGCTGGTGCGCTCGCAGCTCTTCTGGTAGGATTCGTTGCGGGTTATCTTTGCGGCAGGAAGTGCCGAAAAGACGAAGATGACAATCTGCCGTACCCGGATACGGAGTATGAATACTTCGAGCAGCGGCAAACCGTGAACAG TAGGTTGGCACCCGAGCCAAAGCTTTTGCCGCAAGAGGAGGTGACGTACGCGGAACCAGTCCTGGTACCGCAACCGCCGAAGCTCCATTCGCCGAAAGGAACGATGCGAAAGCCACCACCGACCCCAGCAGAGACGCTCTTCCA
- the LOC124308661 gene encoding semaphorin-1A isoform X1: MTTCSPANVALHLAVVLAVAMPGLSLAAWQENVRPKMYVQLGAEDVFRFTGNETHTDYFRLVLRDGNYLLVGGRNLVHNLSLTDLTEQQRLSWYSPDTDIKMCVVKGKDEETCQNYVRILAQTGPSTLLVCATNAFKPVCRDYLVQPGNYTVVKERPGQAVCPYDPQHNSTFVYVDGELYTGTVADFSGMDPIIYREPLQTEQYDSMSLNAPNFVSSMTQGDFVYFFFRETAVEYINCGKAVYSRVARVCKYDRGGPHRFRNRWTSFLKSRLNCSVTGDFPFYFNEIQSTTELISGQYGGVSAQLIYGTFTTPVNSISGSAVCAFSLQDIADTFEGNFKEQSALNSNWLPVQSAKVPDPRPGQCVNDSRTLPDLTLNFIKSHSLMDESVPSFFGQPIVIRTSFHYRFTQIAVDPQVKTPGGKTYDVLFIGTDNGKVIKAVNADSADSHQRASPVVIEEIQAFPASVPVRGIKVVRASQAGDGLEDGRLVVIADGQVQALRLHRCYSDRILSCGECVALQDPYCAWDKIEGKCRALVGPAATDASRFLQSVASGIHASCPPSKSLNKDAGSVGAISANQNKFPQDSMIPNKESQGGEIINIMQDEEQQNSGPAVSAADSPPPQYSVETLVMAVVAGALAALLVGFVAGYLCGRKCRKDEDDNLPYPDTEYEYFEQRQTVNSRLAPEPKLLPQEEVTYAEPVLVPQPPKLHSPKGTMRKPPPTPAETLFQFPDGYGFRGPRDNFGTLRSHQGDAYRRTDGFATTRSVKKVYL; the protein is encoded by the exons GAGCCGAGGACGTCTTCAGGTTCACAGGTAACGAGACACACACGGATTACTTCCGGCTTGTTCTACGGGACGGGAATTACCTTCTAGTCGGAGGACG AAATCTGGTTCACAATTTGAGCCTGACGGATCTGACCGAGCAGCAACGTCTTTCGTGGTACTCGCCGGATACGGACATAAAGATGTGCGTCGTAAAGGGCAAGGATGAGGAGACGTGCCAGAACTACGTGAGGATTCTCGCCCAGACGGGACCCAGTACCCTGCTTGTCTGTGCGACGAACGCCTTCAAGCCGGTGTGCAGAGATTACCTGGTTCAGCCCGGCAACTACACCGTAGTAAAGGAGCGACCCGGTCAGGCAGTTTGTCCCTACGACCCCCAGCATAATAGCACCTTCGTATACGTCGACGGGGAACTTTACACGGGGACTGTCGCCGACTTTTCGGGGATGGACCCGATTATTTATCGCGAACCCCTTCAGACCGAACAGTACGACTCCATGAGTCTGAACG cgccGAATTTCGTCAGCTCTATGACCCAGGGAGACTTtgtgtatttcttttttcgcgaGACGGCCGTTGAGTACATCAACTGCGGCAAG GCCGTATATTCCCGCGTTGCGCGAGTCTGCAAGTACGATCGTGGAGGGCCACATCGTTTTCGAAATCGGTGGACCTCGTTTCTCAAGTCACGGCTCAACTGCTCCGTTACCGGCGATTTTCCCTTCTATTTCAACGAGATTC AGTCGACGACGGAACTGATATCTGGCCAGTACGGTGGTGTCTCGGCACAGCTTATATACGGGACGTTCACGACGCCAGTGAACAGCATAAGCGGTTCAGCAGTCTGTGCATTTTCGCTGCAAGACATAGCGGACACCTTTGAGGGAAACTTCAAGGAGCAAAGTGCCCTGAATTCGAACTGGCTCCCGGTACAGAGTGCAAAAGTACCAGACCCAAGGCCTGGCCAGTGTGTAAATGACTCCCGTACGCTGCCGGACCTCACCTTAAACTTCATCAAGAGCCATTCCCTCATGGACGAATCCGTGCCGAGCTTCTTCGGCCAGCCTATCGTTATAAGGACGAGCTTTCA CTACCGTTTCACGCAAATAGCGGTAGATCCGCAAGTCAAAACGCCAGGTGGAAAGACATACGACGTATTGTTCATCGGAACGGACAACGGGAAAGTGATAAAGGCGGTGAACGCTGACTCGGCGGACAGTCACCAGCGAGCGAGTCCCGTTGTCATCGAGGAGATCCAGGCATTCCCTGCATCTGTTCCTGTACGAGGTATAAAAGTGGTGCGAGCCTCGCAGGCTGGTGATGGGCTTGAGGATGGGCGTTTGGTAGTCATTGCGGACGGGCAAGTTCAGGCGCTGAGGCTGCACCGCTGCTACAGCGACAGGATATTATCCTGCGGCGAGTGCGTTGCTCTTCAGGATCCCTACTGTGCGTGGGACAAGATCGAGGGTAAATGTCGCGCTCTCGTCGGTCCTGCGGCTACCGACGCGTCCAGGTTCCTTCAGAGCGTTGCCAGCGGAATACACGCCTCATGCCCGCCTAGTAAGAGCCTGAACAAGGACGCTGGGAGTGTCGGCGCGATATCAGCAAACCAGAACAAATTTCCCCAAGACTCAATGATACCTAACAAGGAAAGCCAGGGGGGAGAGATCATCAACATAATGCAGGACGAGGAGCAACAGAATTCGG GTCCAGCAGTGTCCGCGGCGGATTCTCCACCGCCTCAATACTCCGTAGAGACCCTGGTTATGGCTGTGGTTGCTGGTGCGCTCGCAGCTCTTCTGGTAGGATTCGTTGCGGGTTATCTTTGCGGCAGGAAGTGCCGAAAAGACGAAGATGACAATCTGCCGTACCCGGATACGGAGTATGAATACTTCGAGCAGCGGCAAACCGTGAACAG TAGGTTGGCACCCGAGCCAAAGCTTTTGCCGCAAGAGGAGGTGACGTACGCGGAACCAGTCCTGGTACCGCAACCGCCGAAGCTCCATTCGCCGAAAGGAACGATGCGAAAGCCACCACCGACCCCAGCAGAGACGCTCTTCCAGTTCCCGGACGGATACGGGTTCCGGGGCCCGAGGGATAACTTCGGAACGCTCCGGTCTCACCAGGGTGACGCGTATCGTCGCACGGACGGTTTCGCGACGACGCGAAGCGTGAAGAAGGTTTATCTCTGA
- the LOC124308661 gene encoding semaphorin-1A isoform X2 codes for MTTCSPANVALHLAVVLAVAMPGLSLAAWQENVRPKMYVQLGAEDVFRFTGNETHTDYFRLVLRDGNYLLVGGRNLVHNLSLTDLTEQQRLSWYSPDTDIKMCVVKGKDEETCQNYVRILAQTGPSTLLVCATNAFKPVCRDYLVQPGNYTVVKERPGQAVCPYDPQHNSTFVYVDGELYTGTVADFSGMDPIIYREPLQTEQYDSMSLNAPNFVSSMTQGDFVYFFFRETAVEYINCGKAVYSRVARVCKYDRGGPHRFRNRWTSFLKSRLNCSVTGDFPFYFNEIQSTTELISGQYGGVSAQLIYGTFTTPVNSISGSAVCAFSLQDIADTFEGNFKEQSALNSNWLPVQSAKVPDPRPGQCVNDSRTLPDLTLNFIKSHSLMDESVPSFFGQPIVIRTSFHYRFTQIAVDPQVKTPGGKTYDVLFIGTDNGKVIKAVNADSADSHQRASPVVIEEIQAFPASVPVRGIKVVRASQAGDGLEDGRLVVIADGQVQALRLHRCYSDRILSCGECVALQDPYCAWDKIEGKCRALVGPAATDASRFLQSVASGIHASCPPSKSLNKDAGSVGAISANQNKFPQDSMIPNKESQGGEIINIMQDEEQQNSGPAVSAADSPPPQYSVETLVMAVVAGALAALLVGFVAGYLCGRKCRKDEDDNLPYPDTEYEYFEQRQTVNRLAPEPKLLPQEEVTYAEPVLVPQPPKLHSPKGTMRKPPPTPAETLFQFPDGYGFRGPRDNFGTLRSHQGDAYRRTDGFATTRSVKKVYL; via the exons GAGCCGAGGACGTCTTCAGGTTCACAGGTAACGAGACACACACGGATTACTTCCGGCTTGTTCTACGGGACGGGAATTACCTTCTAGTCGGAGGACG AAATCTGGTTCACAATTTGAGCCTGACGGATCTGACCGAGCAGCAACGTCTTTCGTGGTACTCGCCGGATACGGACATAAAGATGTGCGTCGTAAAGGGCAAGGATGAGGAGACGTGCCAGAACTACGTGAGGATTCTCGCCCAGACGGGACCCAGTACCCTGCTTGTCTGTGCGACGAACGCCTTCAAGCCGGTGTGCAGAGATTACCTGGTTCAGCCCGGCAACTACACCGTAGTAAAGGAGCGACCCGGTCAGGCAGTTTGTCCCTACGACCCCCAGCATAATAGCACCTTCGTATACGTCGACGGGGAACTTTACACGGGGACTGTCGCCGACTTTTCGGGGATGGACCCGATTATTTATCGCGAACCCCTTCAGACCGAACAGTACGACTCCATGAGTCTGAACG cgccGAATTTCGTCAGCTCTATGACCCAGGGAGACTTtgtgtatttcttttttcgcgaGACGGCCGTTGAGTACATCAACTGCGGCAAG GCCGTATATTCCCGCGTTGCGCGAGTCTGCAAGTACGATCGTGGAGGGCCACATCGTTTTCGAAATCGGTGGACCTCGTTTCTCAAGTCACGGCTCAACTGCTCCGTTACCGGCGATTTTCCCTTCTATTTCAACGAGATTC AGTCGACGACGGAACTGATATCTGGCCAGTACGGTGGTGTCTCGGCACAGCTTATATACGGGACGTTCACGACGCCAGTGAACAGCATAAGCGGTTCAGCAGTCTGTGCATTTTCGCTGCAAGACATAGCGGACACCTTTGAGGGAAACTTCAAGGAGCAAAGTGCCCTGAATTCGAACTGGCTCCCGGTACAGAGTGCAAAAGTACCAGACCCAAGGCCTGGCCAGTGTGTAAATGACTCCCGTACGCTGCCGGACCTCACCTTAAACTTCATCAAGAGCCATTCCCTCATGGACGAATCCGTGCCGAGCTTCTTCGGCCAGCCTATCGTTATAAGGACGAGCTTTCA CTACCGTTTCACGCAAATAGCGGTAGATCCGCAAGTCAAAACGCCAGGTGGAAAGACATACGACGTATTGTTCATCGGAACGGACAACGGGAAAGTGATAAAGGCGGTGAACGCTGACTCGGCGGACAGTCACCAGCGAGCGAGTCCCGTTGTCATCGAGGAGATCCAGGCATTCCCTGCATCTGTTCCTGTACGAGGTATAAAAGTGGTGCGAGCCTCGCAGGCTGGTGATGGGCTTGAGGATGGGCGTTTGGTAGTCATTGCGGACGGGCAAGTTCAGGCGCTGAGGCTGCACCGCTGCTACAGCGACAGGATATTATCCTGCGGCGAGTGCGTTGCTCTTCAGGATCCCTACTGTGCGTGGGACAAGATCGAGGGTAAATGTCGCGCTCTCGTCGGTCCTGCGGCTACCGACGCGTCCAGGTTCCTTCAGAGCGTTGCCAGCGGAATACACGCCTCATGCCCGCCTAGTAAGAGCCTGAACAAGGACGCTGGGAGTGTCGGCGCGATATCAGCAAACCAGAACAAATTTCCCCAAGACTCAATGATACCTAACAAGGAAAGCCAGGGGGGAGAGATCATCAACATAATGCAGGACGAGGAGCAACAGAATTCGG GTCCAGCAGTGTCCGCGGCGGATTCTCCACCGCCTCAATACTCCGTAGAGACCCTGGTTATGGCTGTGGTTGCTGGTGCGCTCGCAGCTCTTCTGGTAGGATTCGTTGCGGGTTATCTTTGCGGCAGGAAGTGCCGAAAAGACGAAGATGACAATCTGCCGTACCCGGATACGGAGTATGAATACTTCGAGCAGCGGCAAACCGTGAACAG GTTGGCACCCGAGCCAAAGCTTTTGCCGCAAGAGGAGGTGACGTACGCGGAACCAGTCCTGGTACCGCAACCGCCGAAGCTCCATTCGCCGAAAGGAACGATGCGAAAGCCACCACCGACCCCAGCAGAGACGCTCTTCCAGTTCCCGGACGGATACGGGTTCCGGGGCCCGAGGGATAACTTCGGAACGCTCCGGTCTCACCAGGGTGACGCGTATCGTCGCACGGACGGTTTCGCGACGACGCGAAGCGTGAAGAAGGTTTATCTCTGA